In Oncorhynchus tshawytscha isolate Ot180627B linkage group LG01, Otsh_v2.0, whole genome shotgun sequence, the genomic stretch AGTGCCATCTATGTTGTGTTCGTTTTTGGATTTACCTCCTTCGTCATGGTGATCGTGCACGAGAGGGTGCCGGACATGCGCACCTACCCGCCCTTGCCAGACATTTTCTTAGACAGGTGGGTTGCCACCTGAACTTACCAAACTGAACTTACGCTACTTGAATTTTTTCAATTTGAACTCTTGCTTGTTTTTGCAACGGTGTCCAGTGTTTCATCTATAcaggcatagggtgccatttgggacacaaccataaCCTATTCTGAAACTAAATAGCATGCCCTGCCATTAACAGTTTTCTTGACTTCTCCTACTTTGAGTAGATTGCTTGCTTGACCTTTTGTTCATGATGACTCACATTGCACTTGAcaattttagtaatttagcagacactcttaaccAGAGCAACTGATAGtactgagtgcatacattttcatactggtccctcgtaggaatcgaacccacaaccctagctTTGCAAGCATCATGctcaaccaactgagccacacaggacttgAATGTCCAGCTTGTTCTAACTGAGAGTGTAGTTGGACTTGCTCATGGTGTGATAATGTTTCAGATTACTGTTGGCAAGATGAGTGGgcttgttttttggtaggtttccacactacattccttccagctatagcatttcttaatattattcagtgccttttggctttgatgcctcatgattgagtattgctctgttcaagtagactgtgattttgctgtgatctgataggagtGTCAGTGGGCTGGGAATATatgtagcacacaggaggacatttttctctgttaagatcatttattttttaaattttgagccaaatgtaaaatgttctcagtgctagaggcgtcaccacataccctggtttgattccaggctgtatcacaaccggccgtgattgggagtcccatagggcggcacacaaatggcccagtgttgtccaggttaggatttggccagggtaggctgtcattgtaaataagaatttattcttaactggcttacctagttgataaaggttacataaaataaacaattaaatgAGAAAGCAGCAACTAGCCCTAGGTTCCCTGCGTTTATCATCTGACTGGCAGGTTGTCATACCTGACATAGAGGCTTATCTTAATGCAATCGAGAGGTGGCTTGCTGTTTGCCTTAACCTCATGCAGGTTTGTCAGGTGTGTTTTTCCAGTTGCACTGGATTAGGCTTGCAGTTTGCATCTACTAGGCTGTTTTGTTTTTCCAATGAAGTCATATTGAATGTTGATAGCATAAtattcttcatcatcatcatattattattattattattggctaTTATCTGTTAATGGTTGTGATACTTCATAAACATAAGCCAAGCCTGGGAAAATAATCAAAATGCTCAATACCAGGCAGCTTGCATTTAAGTAGATTAGCCAATAAACATTTCTTTCTCTTAACAGTGTACCTAGAATACCATGGGCCTTTGCCATGGCAGAGGCATGTGGAGTGATCCTGTGTAATATCTGGCTGCTAGTTCTGCTGCTGCACAAGCACAGGTAGAGTACTGGCTACTGACTGGTCCATAGGAAAATATGTTCGTCACACCTATAGCCTAGACATTATTTAAACTAGTATCTCGAATTTCACCATGAAATGAATAGAATTGTAAAATGTTTAACTCGTCCAGGGTTAAAAGAAAAAGTTTTTACTTCTCCTTAGGGACACCCACCCGTTCCATTTATTTGAactattccagagctagcacaccaCATTAAAATGATCAACTAATTATTATGCCTTTTGACTACTTGAATCAGTGAGTTAGTTCAGGGTTACAACAAAGTTGTGAAACTTGCGGggggtcccagaggagaggtttgaaaaccaCTGGTCTAGTTCATGTGTAACGTCTGCTCTGCTGAAGGTCAGTTCTGCTGCGGCGCCTGTGCAGCCTCATGGGGACAGTGTTCATGCTGCGTTGCATCACCATGTTCGTCACCTCTCTGTCAGTGCCAGGACAGCACCTGCAGTGCTCAGGAAAGGTACTACAGCTCCatgcacatgcgcgcacacacacacatcagcattTCCTCCAGGTTGAGGATGatctcatcattacacacacatcAGCATTTCCTCCAGGTTGAGGATGatctcatcattacacacacatcAGCATTTCCTCCAGGTTGAGGATGatctcatcattacacacacatcAGCATTTCCTCCAGGTTGAGGATGatctcatcattacacacacatcAGCATTTCCTCCAGGTTGAGGATGATCTCATCATAACACACACACGTGTAGCTTTTTATAGATACAATCTGGCCGCACTGTACAAACACTATGGGTAGCAATTTTCTTTCTTCTCACGAGAGGGTAAAATCTCAATAGTGACACTTAACTTCTCTTTCCCTGAGATTTATGGTGACATGTGGGCAAAACTGCATCGAGCTCTGGCCATCTGGAGTGGATTTGGAATGTCTCTCACAGGTGTCCACACATGTGGTGACTACATGTTCAGCGGTCACACAGTGGTCATCACCATGCTCAACTTCTTTGTGACAGAATGTAAGTGTTCCATATCATTTTACTGTTACTTTCACTGTCACCTGTTGCAGACAATAATTGTAATTGACTGTAAGTGGGAAGAACTTATGTACATCATGTGTTGTCCCTTTGCTGCCATCATGTGTCCATTAGCTGTAACTGCATGAAGGGCATCAAGACCAGACCACTTATATAGTAATATATGCCAATTTACCTGATGCTTTtgtccaaagcgacttagtcatgcatgcatacattttctgTATGGGTGACCCCAGTGGGAATCAGATCCACGATCCTgttgttgcaagcaccatgctctaccaactgagccactgaCAGATTTTAAACTGTTTTATAGCAGCATGTGTGCTAACGAAGTCCAGAAGGAGAGCACACATACCAACTATTTTAAAGTCCCTGAATTTGTTGCCTGCTAGTTTTATAGttaattttaaaatgtttttaaagctTTTCAAAGCACTACTTGGCCTTGCACCCGAATACGTGTATGATATCCTTTTAACATATGTGTCCAGTCGGTCTGGCCTTTTAGTTGTTCCAAAGTTCAGGCTGCCATTAGCCATTATGGTCCTGGCCTTTAGAACAGCCTACCGGAGGGGAGGGGCCTCAGAAACTGTAACTTTTTTGACTTTATAATATTTTTAGCCATGCTTTTACTTTGTGCTTTTAGCCATAGTATTTGATCACATTCTATACAtcttatttatttcaatttattttaatTCATTCGTCTCATGTCCACTGTTAATTTATTATTGTTTTACTATTCTTTTGGATTTCtcattttagaaaatgtattagGTTTTTAATGTTCTCAccttttttgttttatttgttaaGCACTTTGAAATGCATCCTCTGTGAGAAATGTTCTCCAAAGGtgttcaacacctgcattgcttgctgtttggggttttaggttgggtttctgtacagaactttgagatatcagctggtgtatgaagggctatataaataaatttgatataAATTAAGTTTGACTGATTTGAAAATCGCATACAGATAATGGGTCTACACTGAGACCAGAATCAATAAAGATGTCATTCAATGCACTCTTGAGGCAATAggactctggtccaaagtagtgcactatgtaagggaatagggtgtcatttggtgcACAACCTGAGTTTTAACATGACTGAAATTCAACTTTCTAACTCATCAATTTGCTGCTTTTATGTGTACATCAACAGACACACCAAGGGGTTGGAACTTCATCCACACCTTATCGTGGGTCCTAAACTTGTTTGGGATCTTCTTTATCCTGGCGGCCCATGAACACTACTCCATCGACGTCTTCATAGCTTTCTACATCACAACCAGGCTTTTCCTGTACTACCACACGCTGGCTAACACCAGGGCCTACCAGCAGAGTCGCAGGGCCCGCATCTGGTTCCCCATGTTCTCCTTCTTCGAATGCAACGTCAACGGCCCTGTGCCCAACGAGTACGGCTGGCCCTTCTCTAAACCTGCCATGATCAGGAGGATGATTGGGTACTAGGTGGTAGAGGACACCTGTCTGCGACGCAGCCAGAAGGACATTGATCTCATCTAATAGACACTACTGGTGACTTTGAGCCCTGTCGTGCTATTTTTGCTACTGCCCTCTGAAAGAAGTTGCTAACTGTGGTTATGTGATATCAACTTTATATTCCAATATCTACAAGAGATTGCTAACTGAGATGGCTTGTGGGATCCTATTGGTGCCATGGTGTGACCGGGTACAGACAGAGATGTGACTCCTCATATTCTGTCCCATGTCAGCCTGTTAAAAGGGATTAAAGTAAGGCTTGTGTCTAAATTGACAACCTATTCCTcatgtaatgcactacttttgaccagggcacataaggctctgatcaaaagtggtgcactacatagggaatagggtgccatttgggactcatcctTTCATCAATTTTCTCTCTTCATTTGAAAAGGgataagtttttaaaaaatgaatgtccCACAACTTTTGCCACAAGATCAATAATCTGGTTACAGATATGTATGTGCTTTAGTCAGTGCCTCTTCTGTTGTTATGGTATACATTCTGTTTATGGCATGACGACAAACTCGACAGAGGAGTTAGTCAATTCCTCTTCTGTTGTTATGGTATACACTCTGATTATGGCATGACGACAAACTCAACAGAGGAGTTGACtaaagcacaaactgatctgctACTACCAGGCTACCATTTCAATGCTTAAGGGCTCAGACACACCAATAGGGTTTGCTGGTCGGGAGTAGTTAGCACCTCTGAACATAATTTGCAAACCAAGTGCACACTCATTTTACGTGTAGAATTGCTTGAAAAATGTGAATGATCTGCAGACTAACGCTAGATGCACATGTGTTGCAATGTGTGTGAGCCTTAAAAGCTCTTGCAGTCTGTTAGATAATGGGGGGAACAGCAAGCTATAGGTTTGGGGAAACATAAAAGCAGAATTCTCAGGCAGTCTATTGTAACCAAACACATTATTTTAAGTCAGTAAAGTTTGTTGAAATCTAAAATTCAACAGCGTTAGTGAAATAGGCTATTGTGTGTTCACTAGATATCCTGAGAAGTTAGGGCACTTTTCATAATATTATTGACATGTTTCTTTCAATGTTTTATCTGGATTCTAGTTCTAATACAAGTATGGACCACCTTAAAGACAATATCAAAACGTCACAGATGATACTGTTGCTGAATTTATGTATAGCAATATCATAGTTCAAGATGTTGTGACCGGTCTTGTTACTTGTTTGCCATTGTTTCTTTAGGTAGTGTGTAAAGCTTCTGCATTCCTTAAGACACTACTGTGGTTTTGACAGTATTACTAGAATGCTGATTGACTGTTTTGGTTTCCTTTATAATATTTGTATTGTTCAGTTATTATCCTGCCTTGTCCTAAATAGACCTTTACTGTAACCAGGGTCGTTACTTAGGAGATCGCAAAAAGCAGCCAAAACTATGGAATGGAAAATGGTGAACAATTGTTTTAAATACCATTCCATTTGCCAATAGCTTTAGTTGTTATAGTAACATTGTCTGTGTAGGTAATGCATATCTCAAATATTGCATTTTTTTGAGTTTTGTACTAGCTTGTAATTGACCAAGATTCACGATAAGAATAACATACAAGGATATCTACAAAGTAATTGGggggaaaaatgtatttttacttctTCCATAGATCCCTTGGACTTACTTTTGACTGCATCTTAATTTATTTCATTTGGTATATGTAAATACCATTTTTATTAATAGGTATTTGATGTACTAAAAGGTTATTGCAACATGCACTTAAGCAGGAATATGTTTACAGTTGTGCGGAACTATATTTGTTTGAAACACAATGTGCTTTTATGTATAGGATTTATTTCAGAATCACCCTTTCACCCAAATCATTGAAAACAAATGCAAAGCATCACAAAGTCCCCCACAGTAACTCAAATCAGGTCTGAAACTGCCATTGATGGTATTGGTTACAACCCGCTTAGTACATATTTGTAAAACGATGAAGTAttacttcccactgggcacaaacgcGAGTTCAACATCTA encodes the following:
- the samd8 gene encoding sphingomyelin synthase-related protein 1 — encoded protein: MSSSTQLNIRQWTTKHVAKWLKDEGFCHYVDLLCNKHRLDGMSLLTLSEYDLRSPPLELKVLGDIKRLMVSLRKLQKQNLDILEELGVPFDGHSPQGGGGDWHCNGDSSRECDNSNTDTAPVGEQYLQYTNGKYKQGGSRRLDPEYWKTALSAIYVVFVFGFTSFVMVIVHERVPDMRTYPPLPDIFLDSVPRIPWAFAMAEACGVILCNIWLLVLLLHKHRSVLLRRLCSLMGTVFMLRCITMFVTSLSVPGQHLQCSGKIYGDMWAKLHRALAIWSGFGMSLTGVHTCGDYMFSGHTVVITMLNFFVTEYTPRGWNFIHTLSWVLNLFGIFFILAAHEHYSIDVFIAFYITTRLFLYYHTLANTRAYQQSRRARIWFPMFSFFECNVNGPVPNEYGWPFSKPAMIRRMIGY